The following proteins come from a genomic window of Diorhabda carinulata isolate Delta chromosome X, icDioCari1.1, whole genome shotgun sequence:
- the LOC130902361 gene encoding lipase member H-like, whose amino-acid sequence MLSYQVSIFSSGASYCNNYSRNLLQKEYPGYGKDFVLFPGDKGEEMYGYLTDKNSNRLGLDIVQLYNSFLGNAEELITFTLYTRKNREGYTFVNFQELSLNITKKTKFITHGWMSSGTRNLAIGIKNAFLLKKDVNVFIMDWEPIAANILYPVPMYKTPDVGQALAQFINTLIEKKHLNPKDVHLIGHSLGAHVVGFAGRLVKEKVGRITGLDPALPGFDIGLVKGGHLNQQDADFVDVIHTCAGYLGVKQPIGHVDFYPNGGSPPQPGCTILKFIEACSHGRSWILYANSIKMSQHYLGRKCKTLNDVLESKCDGEHISMGEPTPFHARGIYYVETTDQDPFIKKTNFIDDNKL is encoded by the exons ATGCTTAGTTatcaagtttcaattttttcatcaggTGCATCGTATTGCAATAACTATAGCAGAAATCTTTTGCAAAAAGAATATCCCGGTTATGGGAaagattttgtattatttcccGGAGATAAAGGCGAAGAAATGTATGGATATTTAACTGATAAAAATTCTAATAGATTGGGATTGGACATTGTTCAATTGTACAATAGTTTCTTAGGTAACGCCGAAGAACTCATCACTTTCACACTATATACAAG aaaaaatcgcGAAGGTTATACTTTCGTAAATTTTCAAGAACTATCTTTGAATATCaccaaaaaaactaaattcataaCGCACGGTTGGATGTCTAGTGGAACAAGAAATCTAGCCATTGGTATCAAAAACGCATTTCTTCTCAAAAAAGACGTTAACGTATTTATTATGGACTGGGAACCAATTGCAG CGAATATCCTTTATCCAGTACCCATGTACAAGACGCCTGATGTAGGTCAAGCACTTGCTCAATTTATTAACACACTTATAGAGAAAAAACACTTAAATCCAAAAGACGTTCACCTCATCGGCCATAGTCTAGGAGCACATGTTGTTGGTTTTGCTGGAAGACTGGTTAAAGAAAAAGTTGGTAGGATTACGG GATTGGATCCAGCACTTCCTGGTTTCGATATTGGGTTAGTTAAAGGAGGTCACTTGAATCAACAAGATGCTGATTTTGTTGATGTAATACACACTTGTGCTGGTTATTTAGGCGTTAAACAACCTATAGGACATGTTGATTTCTATCCAAATGGGGGAAGTCCCCCACAACCCGGCTGTACCATCTTAAAA TTTATAGAAGCATGTAGTCATGGAAGAAGCTGGATACTCTATGCAAATAGTATCAAAATGAGCCAACATTATTTGGGAAGGAAATGTAAAACTTTAAATGATGTTCTCGAATCTAAATGTGATGGGGAACACATTTCCATGGGAGAACCTACACCATTCCATGCAAGAGGAATTTATTATGTCGAAACGACAGATCAAGATCCTTTTATAAAGAAGACAAATTTTATAGAtgataataaattgtaa